The following are encoded in a window of Geobacter metallireducens GS-15 genomic DNA:
- the rsmB gene encoding 16S rRNA (cytosine(967)-C(5))-methyltransferase RsmB encodes MTRSNPRRTALDILLRVERDRAFAEQLLDRELSLGTLTGPDRGLLTELVYGVLRRQGTLDFLVDAFAASRSGKLERAILVILRLGLYQLFFLDRIPTSAAVNESVNLAKAVAPRAAGFVNAVLRRADRERDSLPWPDRGADPAAYIAVRHSHPRWLVEQWIEQLGIPEAEELAVAMAEQAPLTIRVNTLKTTREAFMEELAAAGITAEPTVWAPHGVRILSRTAVTTLPGFAEGLFTVQDESSQLAAFFLDPQPGERILDVCAAPGGKATYLAQLMENRGEVLACDISAKKLRLVAEAAARLGIGIIRTMAGDATKPGAGEPPFDRILLDAPCSGFGVIRRNPEGKWWKTPDDLARLAATQRNILAAVAPRLRPGGVLLYSTCSTMVAEDEDVVDDFLSRHEDFVLEDLNAISPDFPGQFTGRGHFRSWPHRHGMDGFFAARIRKL; translated from the coding sequence GTGACGAGAAGCAATCCGCGCCGAACGGCGCTCGACATCCTTCTGCGGGTCGAACGGGACCGCGCCTTTGCCGAGCAGCTCCTGGACCGGGAGCTTTCCCTGGGGACCCTTACGGGGCCCGACCGGGGGCTTCTGACTGAGCTGGTCTACGGGGTGCTCCGCCGCCAGGGAACCCTCGACTTTCTGGTGGACGCCTTTGCCGCCAGCCGCAGCGGCAAGCTGGAGCGGGCGATCCTGGTCATCCTTCGGCTCGGGCTCTATCAGCTCTTCTTCCTGGACCGGATCCCCACTTCGGCCGCCGTGAACGAATCGGTGAACCTGGCCAAGGCCGTGGCGCCCCGGGCCGCGGGGTTCGTGAACGCGGTGCTGCGCCGGGCCGACCGGGAGCGGGACTCCCTCCCCTGGCCCGATCGCGGGGCTGACCCCGCTGCCTACATCGCGGTGCGTCACTCCCATCCCCGCTGGCTCGTGGAGCAGTGGATCGAGCAGCTCGGCATCCCGGAAGCGGAGGAGCTTGCGGTCGCCATGGCCGAGCAGGCCCCCCTTACCATCCGGGTCAATACGCTGAAGACCACCCGAGAGGCCTTCATGGAGGAGCTTGCCGCCGCCGGGATCACGGCTGAGCCCACCGTCTGGGCGCCCCACGGGGTTCGCATCCTCTCCCGTACGGCAGTCACCACCCTTCCCGGCTTTGCCGAGGGGCTCTTTACGGTGCAGGACGAGTCGTCGCAGCTGGCGGCGTTTTTTCTCGATCCCCAACCCGGCGAGCGGATTCTCGACGTCTGTGCCGCCCCCGGGGGCAAGGCCACGTACCTGGCCCAGCTCATGGAAAACCGGGGAGAGGTCCTGGCCTGCGACATCTCGGCCAAGAAGCTCCGGCTCGTGGCCGAGGCTGCGGCCCGGCTCGGCATCGGCATCATCCGCACCATGGCCGGCGACGCAACGAAGCCCGGTGCCGGTGAGCCCCCCTTCGACCGGATCCTCCTCGATGCCCCCTGTTCGGGATTCGGCGTCATCCGCCGCAATCCCGAGGGGAAGTGGTGGAAGACCCCCGACGATCTGGCCCGTCTCGCCGCCACCCAGCGGAACATCCTCGCTGCCGTCGCCCCGAGGCTCCGGCCCGGCGGGGTCCTCCTCTACTCCACCTGCTCGACCATGGTGGCCGAGGACGAAGACGTCGTGGATGATTTCCTTTCCCGGCACGAAGATTTTGTGTTAGAAGATTTGAATGCCATTTCCCCCGATTTTCCCGGACAATTTACCGGTCGGGGGCATTTCCGGAGCTGGCCCCACCGGCACGGCATGGACGGTTTTTTCGCCGCCCGGATCAGAAAGCTCTAG
- the rpe gene encoding ribulose-phosphate 3-epimerase, with amino-acid sequence MKKIAPSILSADFSRLGDEVRAVAAAGADYIHVDVMDGHFVPNITIGPPVVEAVRKVTELPLDVHLMIENPDRYIPDFAKAGSDIIVVHAEASVHLHRTIQLIKSLGKKAGVSLNPATPLSVLEYVLDELDLVLLMTVNPGFGGQSFIEACLPKIQALRAMLDRRGCNAELEVDGGVKIDNIDRIAHAGANVFVAGSAVFGSKDYKETIKELKRRAKEPIL; translated from the coding sequence ATGAAGAAGATAGCGCCATCAATTCTGTCCGCCGATTTTTCCCGGCTCGGCGACGAGGTCAGGGCCGTGGCAGCCGCCGGGGCCGACTATATCCACGTGGACGTCATGGACGGGCACTTCGTGCCCAACATCACCATCGGTCCCCCGGTGGTGGAGGCGGTCCGGAAGGTGACCGAACTTCCCCTCGACGTGCACCTCATGATCGAAAACCCCGACCGCTACATTCCCGATTTCGCCAAGGCCGGCTCCGACATCATCGTCGTTCATGCCGAGGCATCGGTTCACCTCCACCGGACCATCCAGCTCATCAAGTCCCTGGGAAAAAAGGCAGGGGTATCCCTTAACCCGGCCACCCCCCTGTCGGTCCTGGAGTATGTCCTTGACGAACTGGACCTGGTCCTCCTCATGACCGTCAACCCCGGCTTTGGGGGACAGTCATTCATCGAGGCCTGCCTGCCGAAGATCCAGGCCCTGCGGGCCATGCTCGACCGGCGGGGATGCAATGCCGAACTGGAAGTGGACGGCGGCGTGAAGATCGACAACATCGACCGGATCGCCCATGCGGGAGCCAATGTCTTCGTGGCCGGAAGCGCCGTTTTCGGAAGCAAAGATTACAAGGAAACAATAAAAGAACTAAAGCGCCGGGCAAAAGAGCCGATACTGTAA
- a CDS encoding NUDIX hydrolase, with amino-acid sequence MTELVVKQSELPERIRTALANRKRVPMAPGPVPAAILVPLFLEGGEYHILFTKRAEHLNHHRGEISFPGGVRHPDDGGPRETALRETWEEVGIRPGDVDVLGELDDYFSIHNYLVTPVVGIFPPRYPLEVNPDEIERIITVPLTHLLRPEIFRVEDWNWKGRTHPVCFFTYEGDEIWGLTAAILKQFLDLTFQR; translated from the coding sequence ATGACAGAGTTGGTTGTCAAGCAGAGTGAACTCCCGGAGCGGATCAGGACCGCCCTGGCAAACCGGAAGCGGGTACCCATGGCGCCGGGGCCGGTTCCGGCCGCCATCCTCGTTCCCCTCTTCCTGGAGGGGGGTGAGTACCATATCCTCTTTACCAAGAGGGCGGAGCACCTGAACCATCACCGGGGAGAGATTTCCTTCCCCGGCGGGGTACGCCACCCCGACGACGGGGGCCCCCGCGAGACGGCCCTGCGGGAGACCTGGGAAGAAGTTGGCATCAGACCGGGGGATGTGGACGTGCTGGGGGAACTGGATGATTATTTCTCCATCCACAACTACCTGGTGACGCCGGTGGTGGGGATCTTCCCTCCCCGCTACCCGCTGGAAGTGAACCCGGACGAAATCGAGCGGATCATCACGGTGCCGCTGACGCATCTCCTCAGGCCGGAAATCTTTCGGGTCGAGGATTGGAACTGGAAGGGACGTACCCATCCGGTCTGTTTTTTCACGTACGAAGGGGACGAGATCTGGGGGCTGACCGCTGCCATCCTCAAGCAGTTCCTGGATCTGACGTTCCAGCGGTAA
- a CDS encoding diguanylate cyclase: MKKTVLVIDDSDTLREEILRSLRGVSLFDTYLEAGDGLDGFKVLLNNRVDLVLCDLEMPRMDGFRFLTMMRAREEFQDLPVIILTGREDRDTKIRGLEQGASDFVTKPFDTGELVARVRVQLKMKGLQDELKRSNEMLRTLSITDPLTHLHNRRHLMEMVDKEFQRSSRKGAPLSLVILDIDYFKKINDTYGHQEGDRVLTILADIVRRRLRSYDLAARYGGEEFVLLLPETPVQEALSIAERLRLEVQEHVFEGSLGGLVITISLGVATYPSSRVESIDSLFRQADEALYRAKQGGRNRVELMAGASIEKGVP; encoded by the coding sequence ATGAAGAAGACAGTCTTGGTTATCGACGACTCGGACACCCTGCGGGAGGAGATCCTCCGGTCACTCCGGGGAGTATCCCTTTTCGACACCTACCTGGAGGCCGGTGACGGGCTTGACGGGTTCAAGGTTCTCCTCAACAACCGGGTGGACCTGGTCCTCTGCGACCTGGAAATGCCGCGGATGGACGGCTTCCGTTTTCTTACCATGATGCGGGCCCGGGAGGAGTTTCAGGACCTGCCGGTCATCATCCTGACGGGGCGTGAGGACCGGGACACGAAGATTCGTGGCCTTGAGCAGGGGGCTTCCGACTTCGTGACCAAACCGTTCGACACCGGGGAACTGGTGGCCCGGGTGCGGGTCCAACTCAAGATGAAGGGACTTCAGGACGAGTTGAAGCGCTCCAACGAGATGCTGCGTACCCTCTCCATCACCGATCCCCTGACCCACCTCCACAACCGCCGCCACCTCATGGAGATGGTGGATAAGGAGTTCCAGCGCTCCTCCCGCAAGGGGGCGCCCCTCTCCCTCGTCATCCTCGACATCGACTACTTCAAGAAAATCAACGATACCTACGGGCACCAGGAGGGGGACCGGGTCCTCACCATCCTGGCCGACATCGTCCGAAGGCGGCTTCGGAGCTACGACCTCGCGGCCCGCTACGGCGGGGAAGAGTTCGTGCTGCTGCTGCCGGAAACTCCCGTCCAAGAGGCCCTCTCCATAGCTGAGCGGTTGCGGCTGGAGGTTCAGGAACATGTCTTCGAGGGAAGCCTCGGGGGGCTGGTGATAACCATCAGTCTTGGCGTGGCCACGTACCCGTCGTCCCGGGTGGAGAGCATCGACTCGCTCTTCAGGCAGGCCGACGAGGCACTCTACCGTGCCAAACAGGGGGGACGCAACCGCGTTGAGCTCATGGCAGGGGCAAGCATTGAAAAAGGGGTGCCTTAA
- a CDS encoding endonuclease III domain-containing protein has protein sequence MLDAVLQEIFDILHAAYGPRHWWPADTPFEVCVGAILTQNTNWGNVEKAISNLKRESLLSPEALRDVPAASLAEAIRPAGYFNVKSLRLKDFAGYLWERHGGSLERMFAGDWHALREELLGVRGIGPETADSILLYAGGKPTFVVDAYTKRLFAALGILNGSAGYDEVRDLFMANLPPDVRLFNEYHALIVEHGKRHCRKRPLCPGCGLHLFCRSHVTERPAS, from the coding sequence ATGCTCGACGCGGTCCTGCAGGAGATCTTCGACATCCTCCATGCCGCCTACGGACCCCGCCACTGGTGGCCCGCCGACACCCCCTTCGAGGTCTGCGTCGGCGCAATCCTGACCCAGAACACCAACTGGGGAAACGTGGAAAAAGCCATCTCAAACCTGAAGCGTGAGAGCCTCCTCTCCCCCGAAGCCCTCCGCGACGTGCCGGCCGCCTCCCTGGCGGAGGCCATCCGGCCGGCCGGGTACTTCAATGTGAAGAGCCTCCGGCTCAAGGATTTCGCGGGGTATCTCTGGGAACGGCACGGGGGAAGCCTGGAGCGGATGTTCGCAGGGGATTGGCACGCGTTGCGGGAGGAACTGCTGGGGGTGCGGGGGATCGGCCCGGAGACCGCTGATTCGATCCTTCTCTACGCGGGGGGGAAACCGACCTTCGTGGTGGATGCCTACACGAAGCGTCTCTTCGCGGCCCTGGGGATTCTGAACGGGTCGGCCGGCTACGATGAGGTGCGAGATCTCTTCATGGCCAACCTGCCGCCCGACGTCCGGCTCTTCAACGAGTACCACGCCCTCATCGTGGAGCACGGCAAGCGCCACTGCCGCAAGCGCCCCCTCTGCCCCGGCTGTGGCCTCCACCTCTTCTGTCGAAGCCACGTTACGGAACGGCCGGCATCATAA
- the glnE gene encoding bifunctional [glutamate--ammonia ligase]-adenylyl-L-tyrosine phosphorylase/[glutamate--ammonia-ligase] adenylyltransferase codes for MTPTDSLARRLEEAIGTSPDIDNDQLLMALLEELGFTYAARSATNLRLLQHVFPDSLVRGIAAASLAAPQADMALNGLERVSGVADRDELLDVCSRRDGLSQLLTICGSSPFLVNILCRDPSYFHYLFIRKALAIRRSETEMLAELRAQVPKDTDYAALFPLLRRFKFMEILRIAARDLTGVAPLEEVTGELSSLAAAALQVAHDVARKKLVAEHGLPLMETPDGLREAEFTILGMGKFGGRELNFSSDIDLIYFYSSDQGETAGIPDGRGGATGTTTLHAFFVKLGEMVSKALSQVTADGFVFRVDMGLRPEGKSGDMACSFHSAVTYYEYWGQSWERAAMLKARPVAGSIELGKRILAAIEPFIYRKYLDYNLIEDMMAMKKKIDASLARQQEGELNIKLGRGGIREIEFFIQALQLVYAGKNPALRERNSLKALETLKDGRIIAEEDAAALAEAYRFLRTVEHRIQVVQERQTHSLPKKDDEMLALARRCGYLRQDGLTKFREVLEGHRERVSSIYGGLFLSRDEKLKEEVRPETYYFFDRGADPDFIKDMLAERRFENVDAAYENLLLLRDGPPRAHLTERSRRLLEQISPLLLQEIFASPDPDMALTNLERFLCAVGSRSSFYALLAENREILKLLVSFFATSELLSKIFIGHPELLDSLVSRSYASFIKDREAMEGELEGMLAAAVDYEERLDILRRYRNEEFLRIGLTDIYGKLGQSELTYQLTGLAEVCLSAACRMGKKELARFGRPMYRDADGDLRQAHFAVVAMGKMGGNELNYHSDLDIIYIYDEQGETDGEKQITNREYFAKLGQKIISILTTPTREGYVYKIDTRLRPSGNAGPLVTSLESFRTYHREEAQVWERQALTKARVVFGDERLRRQIEEVMRGTVYGSGADETVRGEIHRLRTRMEVELAKEKEGSYNIKTGRGGIVDIEFMVQYLQLCHGVNLPEVRSTNTLLALKAMRLCGVLTEEEFATLQAGYKFLRRLENRLRLIHDYSINDLGGPREYLDKLARRLGYDPKLRHPGDLLMREYEETTEAVRRIYERIMGGDSPGGTA; via the coding sequence ATGACCCCTACCGATTCCCTGGCCCGCCGCCTGGAGGAGGCCATCGGCACCTCCCCCGACATCGACAACGACCAGCTCCTCATGGCGCTCCTGGAGGAGCTGGGGTTCACCTACGCGGCCCGGTCGGCCACGAACCTCCGCCTCCTTCAGCATGTCTTCCCCGACAGCCTCGTCCGCGGCATCGCCGCCGCCTCCCTGGCCGCGCCCCAGGCGGACATGGCCCTGAACGGGCTGGAGCGGGTGAGCGGCGTGGCGGACCGGGACGAGCTCCTCGACGTCTGCTCCCGGCGGGACGGGCTCTCCCAGCTCCTCACCATCTGCGGCTCCTCCCCCTTCCTGGTCAACATCCTCTGCCGCGACCCCTCCTACTTCCACTATCTCTTTATCCGCAAAGCACTGGCAATCCGCCGGAGCGAGACGGAGATGCTGGCGGAGCTCCGCGCCCAGGTGCCGAAGGATACCGACTACGCCGCCCTCTTCCCGCTCCTGCGCCGTTTCAAGTTCATGGAGATCCTCCGGATCGCGGCCCGGGACCTGACCGGCGTCGCCCCCCTGGAGGAGGTAACGGGGGAGCTGTCGTCCCTGGCCGCGGCCGCCCTCCAGGTGGCCCACGACGTGGCCCGGAAAAAGCTCGTGGCCGAGCACGGCCTCCCCCTCATGGAGACCCCCGACGGCCTCCGGGAGGCGGAGTTCACCATCCTGGGTATGGGGAAGTTCGGCGGCCGGGAACTGAACTTCTCCTCGGACATCGATCTCATCTACTTCTACTCCTCGGACCAGGGGGAGACGGCAGGCATTCCCGACGGCCGGGGAGGGGCAACGGGCACGACCACCCTCCACGCCTTCTTCGTGAAGCTGGGGGAGATGGTCAGCAAGGCGCTCTCCCAGGTGACGGCCGACGGCTTCGTCTTCCGGGTCGACATGGGGCTTCGCCCCGAGGGGAAGAGCGGCGACATGGCCTGCTCGTTCCACTCGGCGGTCACCTACTATGAGTACTGGGGCCAGTCATGGGAGCGGGCCGCCATGCTCAAGGCCCGCCCCGTGGCCGGCTCCATCGAACTGGGAAAACGAATCCTGGCCGCCATCGAGCCCTTCATCTACCGCAAGTACCTCGATTACAACCTGATCGAGGACATGATGGCCATGAAGAAAAAGATCGACGCCTCCCTGGCCCGGCAGCAGGAGGGGGAGCTGAACATCAAGCTGGGGCGCGGCGGCATCAGGGAGATCGAGTTTTTCATCCAGGCGCTCCAGCTCGTCTACGCCGGCAAAAACCCGGCCCTGCGGGAACGGAACTCCCTCAAAGCCCTGGAGACCCTGAAGGACGGCCGCATCATCGCCGAGGAGGATGCTGCGGCCCTGGCCGAGGCCTACCGGTTCCTCCGCACCGTGGAGCACCGGATCCAGGTGGTCCAGGAGCGCCAAACCCACTCCCTTCCCAAGAAGGACGACGAGATGCTGGCCCTGGCCCGGCGCTGCGGCTACCTGCGGCAGGACGGCCTGACTAAGTTCAGAGAGGTCCTGGAGGGGCATCGGGAGCGGGTCTCGTCCATCTACGGCGGACTCTTCCTCTCCCGGGATGAGAAGCTGAAGGAGGAAGTGCGGCCGGAGACGTATTACTTCTTCGACCGGGGCGCCGACCCAGACTTCATCAAGGACATGCTGGCGGAGCGGCGCTTCGAGAACGTGGATGCCGCCTACGAGAACCTGCTGCTGTTGCGGGACGGCCCTCCCCGGGCCCATCTCACCGAGCGGTCCCGGCGGCTTCTGGAGCAGATATCACCGCTCCTCCTCCAGGAGATCTTTGCCTCCCCCGATCCGGACATGGCCCTCACCAACCTGGAGCGGTTCCTCTGCGCCGTGGGCTCCCGCTCCTCCTTCTACGCCCTCCTGGCCGAGAACCGGGAGATACTGAAGCTCCTGGTCTCCTTCTTCGCCACCTCGGAGCTCCTGTCCAAGATCTTCATCGGCCACCCGGAACTGCTGGACAGCCTCGTCTCCCGTTCCTACGCCTCCTTCATCAAGGATCGGGAGGCCATGGAAGGAGAACTGGAAGGGATGCTCGCCGCGGCAGTGGACTACGAGGAGCGCCTCGACATCCTGCGGCGGTACCGCAACGAAGAATTCCTCCGGATTGGACTTACCGACATCTACGGCAAGCTGGGGCAGTCGGAACTCACCTACCAGCTGACGGGGCTCGCCGAGGTCTGCCTCTCCGCCGCCTGCCGCATGGGCAAAAAAGAGCTGGCCCGCTTTGGCAGGCCCATGTACCGGGACGCCGACGGCGATCTGCGCCAGGCCCACTTCGCCGTGGTGGCCATGGGGAAAATGGGGGGGAACGAGCTCAACTACCACTCGGACCTGGACATCATCTACATCTACGATGAGCAGGGAGAAACCGACGGCGAGAAGCAGATAACGAACCGGGAGTATTTCGCCAAACTGGGGCAGAAGATCATCTCCATCCTCACCACCCCCACCCGCGAGGGGTATGTCTACAAAATCGACACCCGGCTCCGCCCCTCGGGGAACGCCGGCCCCCTCGTCACCTCCCTGGAGTCGTTCCGGACCTACCACCGGGAGGAGGCCCAGGTCTGGGAACGCCAGGCCCTCACCAAGGCGCGGGTGGTCTTTGGCGACGAGCGCCTGCGGCGCCAGATCGAGGAGGTCATGCGGGGAACGGTCTACGGCTCCGGCGCCGACGAGACGGTACGCGGAGAGATCCACCGGCTGCGGACCCGCATGGAGGTGGAGCTGGCCAAGGAGAAAGAGGGGAGCTACAACATCAAGACCGGCCGGGGGGGAATCGTGGACATCGAGTTCATGGTCCAGTACCTCCAGCTTTGCCACGGGGTGAATCTCCCCGAGGTCCGGAGCACCAACACGCTCCTGGCCCTGAAGGCGATGCGGCTCTGCGGGGTGCTGACCGAGGAGGAATTCGCGACGCTCCAAGCGGGATACAAGTTCCTTCGCCGGCTGGAGAACCGGCTCCGCCTCATCCACGACTACTCCATCAACGACCTGGGGGGTCCCCGGGAGTACCTGGACAAGCTGGCCCGCCGCCTCGGCTACGACCCGAAGCTGCGGCACCCGGGAGATCTTCTCATGCGGGAGTACGAGGAGACCACCGAGGCGGTGCGGCGGATCTACGAGCGGATTATGGGGGGAGACTCCCCCGGCGGGACGGCCTGA
- the mtnA gene encoding S-methyl-5-thioribose-1-phosphate isomerase encodes MSFRTIEWRDDKVIMIDQTRLPGEEVYCEYGDYKSVAEAIRGMIIRGAPAIGVAAAMGVALGAREIIADTHESFLRQLDNVCDVLARTRPTAVNLFWAIERMKRVAADNCGGSLDEVREVLKAEAIRIEEEDLALCKAIGRHGAGLIPEGATVLTHCNAGGLATAGYGTALGVIRAAHEAGKNIQVFADETRPWLQGARLTAWELMKDGIPVTLISDNMAGFFMKRGEITCCVVGADRIAANGDTANKIGTYSVAVLAKENNIPFYVAAPTSTLDLSLENGDQIPIEERHAREVTHLQGLPVAPEGIAVRNPAFDVTPARYIAGIITEKGVITGDYTAKLKALVKP; translated from the coding sequence ATGTCCTTTAGAACTATCGAATGGCGCGACGACAAGGTAATAATGATCGACCAGACCCGGCTTCCGGGCGAAGAGGTCTACTGCGAGTACGGCGACTACAAGAGTGTGGCCGAGGCGATCCGGGGGATGATCATCCGGGGGGCGCCGGCCATCGGGGTGGCGGCGGCCATGGGTGTGGCCCTGGGGGCCAGGGAGATCATCGCGGATACCCACGAGTCGTTCCTGCGGCAGCTGGATAACGTCTGCGACGTCCTGGCCCGCACCCGCCCCACGGCCGTGAACCTCTTCTGGGCCATCGAGCGTATGAAACGGGTGGCCGCCGATAACTGCGGCGGTTCCCTGGACGAGGTGCGCGAAGTCCTCAAGGCCGAGGCGATCCGCATCGAGGAGGAGGATCTGGCGCTCTGCAAGGCCATCGGCCGCCACGGCGCCGGCCTGATCCCCGAGGGGGCCACGGTACTCACCCACTGCAACGCCGGCGGCCTTGCCACGGCCGGCTACGGTACGGCCCTGGGGGTCATCCGGGCGGCCCACGAGGCGGGGAAGAACATCCAGGTCTTCGCCGACGAGACCCGCCCCTGGCTCCAGGGGGCGCGGCTCACGGCGTGGGAGCTCATGAAGGACGGCATCCCCGTGACCCTCATTTCCGACAACATGGCCGGCTTCTTCATGAAGCGGGGCGAGATCACCTGCTGCGTGGTGGGAGCCGACCGGATCGCGGCCAACGGCGACACGGCCAACAAGATCGGCACCTACAGCGTGGCGGTTCTGGCCAAGGAAAACAACATCCCCTTCTACGTGGCGGCCCCCACCTCCACCCTCGACCTGTCGCTCGAAAACGGCGACCAGATCCCCATCGAGGAGCGCCACGCCCGGGAGGTGACCCACCTCCAGGGGCTTCCCGTGGCGCCGGAGGGGATCGCGGTCCGCAATCCCGCCTTCGACGTGACGCCGGCCCGCTACATCGCCGGCATCATCACCGAGAAGGGGGTGATTACCGGCGATTACACGGCGAAGCTCAAGGCCCTCGTGAAACCATGA
- the gatB gene encoding Asp-tRNA(Asn)/Glu-tRNA(Gln) amidotransferase subunit GatB, protein MNYQAVIGLEVHVQLKTDTKIFCGCSTQFGASPNSQTCPVCLGMPGALPVLNRKVVEFAIKAGLATNCRIAPRSVFARKNYFYPDLPKGYQISQFELPICQNGHLDIEVEGETKRIGITRIHMEEDAGKLVHSDIPGLGSGSGVDLNRACTPLLEIVSEPDIRSADEAVAYLKKLHQIVVYLGICDGNMEEGSFRCDANVSVMPVGSTTFGTRTETKNVNSFRFVKQAIEYEIERQIELIEEGGKVVQETRLFNPDSGETRSMRGKEEAHDYRYFPDPDLVPLVISNDWVADVALSLPELPEARRNRYRSDLGLSDYDAEVLTATREMAEYFEACLAAGAPAKGAANWVMGEVTRSLNEAGTGIADCPVTPERLTALLQLIEKGTISGKIAKTVFDEMWTNDKAPEAIVEEKGLVQVSDTGAIEKIIDEIMAANMGQVEEFRGGKEKVFGFFVGQVMRASKGKANPAVVNELLLKKLKG, encoded by the coding sequence ATGAACTACCAAGCCGTCATCGGCCTTGAAGTCCACGTCCAGCTGAAAACCGACACCAAGATCTTCTGCGGCTGCTCCACCCAGTTCGGTGCCAGCCCCAACTCCCAGACCTGCCCGGTCTGCCTCGGGATGCCCGGCGCCCTGCCGGTCCTGAACCGGAAGGTGGTGGAGTTCGCCATCAAGGCCGGTCTCGCCACCAACTGCCGGATCGCGCCGCGCAGCGTCTTCGCCCGGAAGAACTACTTCTACCCGGACCTCCCCAAGGGGTACCAGATCAGCCAGTTCGAACTCCCCATCTGCCAGAACGGCCACCTGGACATCGAGGTGGAGGGTGAGACTAAGCGGATCGGCATCACCCGCATCCACATGGAGGAGGACGCCGGCAAGCTGGTCCACAGCGACATCCCCGGCCTGGGAAGCGGCTCCGGGGTGGACCTGAACCGGGCCTGCACGCCGCTCCTGGAAATCGTGTCGGAGCCGGACATCCGCAGCGCCGACGAAGCGGTGGCCTACCTGAAGAAGCTCCATCAGATCGTGGTCTACCTCGGCATCTGCGACGGGAACATGGAGGAGGGGAGCTTCCGCTGCGACGCCAACGTGTCGGTGATGCCGGTGGGCTCCACGACTTTCGGGACCCGCACCGAGACCAAGAACGTCAACTCCTTCCGCTTCGTGAAACAGGCCATCGAGTACGAGATCGAGCGGCAGATCGAGCTCATCGAGGAGGGGGGGAAGGTGGTCCAGGAGACCCGCCTCTTCAACCCGGACAGCGGCGAAACCCGCTCCATGCGCGGCAAGGAGGAGGCCCACGACTACCGCTACTTCCCCGATCCCGATCTCGTGCCGCTCGTCATCTCCAACGACTGGGTGGCCGACGTGGCCCTGTCGCTCCCCGAACTCCCCGAGGCCCGGCGCAATCGCTACCGCTCCGACTTGGGGCTTTCCGACTACGACGCCGAGGTCCTGACCGCGACGCGGGAAATGGCCGAGTACTTCGAAGCGTGCCTCGCCGCCGGCGCCCCGGCCAAGGGGGCCGCCAACTGGGTGATGGGTGAGGTGACTCGCTCCCTCAACGAGGCGGGCACGGGAATCGCCGACTGCCCGGTGACGCCGGAGCGCCTCACGGCCCTGCTCCAGCTCATCGAGAAGGGGACCATCTCGGGCAAAATCGCCAAGACCGTCTTCGACGAGATGTGGACGAACGACAAGGCCCCCGAGGCCATCGTGGAGGAGAAGGGGCTCGTCCAGGTCTCCGACACCGGCGCCATCGAGAAGATCATCGACGAGATCATGGCCGCCAACATGGGGCAGGTGGAGGAGTTCCGCGGCGGCAAGGAGAAGGTCTTCGGCTTCTTCGTGGGGCAGGTGATGCGGGCCTCCAAGGGGAAGGCGAACCCGGCGGTGGTGAACGAGCTGTTACTGAAGAAGCTCAAGGGGTGA
- a CDS encoding BRO family protein, producing MAYAKGRDIGAITKGGNGEGSEMSKRLSKDIAGKHVSPFEQIKRTNDAGSEFWSSRDFAQILDYADYRNFEQVVTKARTACFNSGQRIDDHFVDVTEMVDLGSGAKRQVKSVFLSRYACYLIVQNADPSKEIVALGQTYCRLPTA from the coding sequence GTGGCATACGCAAAAGGCCGGGATATAGGGGCGATCACAAAAGGCGGGAATGGTGAGGGCTCTGAAATGAGCAAACGATTATCGAAAGACATTGCCGGTAAACACGTCTCTCCCTTCGAGCAGATCAAACGCACCAATGACGCGGGCAGTGAATTCTGGTCAAGCCGCGATTTTGCCCAGATTCTGGATTATGCTGACTATCGCAACTTCGAGCAGGTAGTCACCAAGGCACGTACCGCCTGCTTCAACAGCGGCCAGCGGATAGATGACCATTTCGTTGACGTCACCGAAATGGTCGATCTCGGCAGTGGCGCGAAACGCCAGGTAAAATCGGTATTTCTATCCCGCTACGCCTGTTATTTGATCGTTCAAAATGCCGACCCCAGCAAAGAAATCGTCGCCCTTGGCCAGACCTATTGCCGGTTGCCGACAGCATAA